The following proteins come from a genomic window of Palaemon carinicauda isolate YSFRI2023 chromosome 12, ASM3689809v2, whole genome shotgun sequence:
- the LOC137651157 gene encoding osteocalcin 2-like codes for MFSQGGYHHTRALVYREHQSSIQSANEHSLTSHREHQSSIQSANEHSLTSHREHQSSIQSANEHSLTSHREHQSSIQSANEHSLTSHREHQSSNQSANEHSLTSHREHQSSNQSANEHSLTSHREHQSSNQSANEHSLTSHREHQSSIQSANEHSLTSHREHQSSIQSANEHSLTSHREHQSSIQSANEHSLTSHREHQSFNQSANEHSLTSHREHQSSIQSANKHSLTSHREHQSFNQSANKHSLTSRLQDTKASKQSRC; via the exons ATGTTTAGCCAGGGAGGTTATCATCACACCAG AGCCCTGGTATACCGTGAGCACCAGAGCTCTATTCAAAGTGCAAACGAGCACTCGTTAACCTCCCACCGTGAGCACCAGAGCTCTATTCAAAGTGCAAACGAGCACTCGCTAACCTCCCACCGTGAGCACCAGAGCTCTATTCAAAGTGCAAACGAGCACTCGCTAACCTCCCACCGTGAGCACCAGAGCTCTATTCAAAGTGCAAACGAGCACTCGCTAACCTCCCACCGTGAGCACCAGAGCTCTAATCAAAGTGCAAACGAGCACTCGCTAACCTCCCACCGTGAGCACCAGAGCTCTAATCAAAGTGCAAACGAGCACTCGCTAACCTCCCACCGTGAGCACCAGAGCTCTAATCAAAGTGCAAACGAGCACTCGCTAACCTCCCACCGTGAGCACCAGAGCTCTATTCAAAGTGCAAACGAGCACTCGCTAACCTCCCACCGTGAGCACCAGAGCTCTATTCAAAGTGCAAACGAGCACTCGCTAACCTCCCACCGTGAGCACCAGAGCTCTATTCAAAGTGCAAACGAGCACTCGCTAACCTCCCACCGTGAGCACCAGAGCTTTAATCAAAGTGCAAACGAGCACTCGCTAACCTCCCACCGTGAGCACCAGAGCTCTATTCAAAGTGCAAACAAGCACTCGTTAACCTCCCACCGTGAGCACCAGAGCTTTAATCAAAGTGCAAACAAGCACTCGTTAACCTCCCGCCTTCAAGACACAAAAGCATCAAAACAGAGCCGTTGTTAA